The proteins below are encoded in one region of Ereboglobus luteus:
- the surE gene encoding 5'/3'-nucleotidase SurE — protein sequence MRFLLTNDDSLDCPFLHVIAHALREAGHDLWVVAPKTEQSWIGASKSRHRPVTLEQADRGLGCPTWTVTGTPSDCVNIALAHILPEYPDAVISGFNVGFNASLGFILASGTIGGAWEGALHGLPGIAISQDLPFEVFDKIKEPGTPPEPEVGETLKHSAAHAARMIPELARDTPPRSFIVHNLNFPYPCRPLTEVKRTVPARVIVPEIFSPQADDGTHRFLFTLGEIIDPPGGPLTDRAALAAKQISHTVLDYTKIGRMPEKA from the coding sequence ATGCGTTTTCTTCTCACCAACGACGACAGTCTCGACTGCCCTTTTCTTCATGTCATCGCGCACGCCTTGCGCGAGGCGGGTCACGACCTCTGGGTTGTCGCCCCGAAAACCGAGCAGAGCTGGATCGGCGCGTCGAAATCCCGGCATCGCCCGGTCACGCTCGAGCAGGCGGATCGCGGCCTGGGATGCCCGACGTGGACGGTCACCGGCACGCCGAGCGATTGCGTGAACATCGCGCTCGCGCACATACTGCCGGAATATCCCGACGCGGTGATCAGCGGCTTTAACGTCGGGTTCAACGCATCGCTCGGCTTCATCCTCGCGAGCGGCACCATCGGCGGCGCGTGGGAGGGCGCGTTGCACGGTTTGCCGGGAATCGCGATTTCGCAGGATTTACCCTTCGAGGTTTTCGACAAGATCAAGGAGCCCGGCACCCCGCCCGAGCCCGAGGTCGGGGAAACACTGAAACACTCCGCGGCCCATGCCGCGCGGATGATTCCCGAGCTCGCGCGCGACACGCCGCCGCGCAGTTTCATCGTGCACAACCTGAACTTCCCCTACCCTTGCCGCCCGCTCACCGAGGTGAAACGCACCGTGCCCGCGCGCGTGATTGTGCCCGAGATTTTCAGCCCGCAGGCGGACGATGGCACGCATCGTTTTCTGTTCACCCTCGGCGAAATAATCGACCCGCCCGGCGGCCCTCTCACGGATCGCGCCGCGCTCGCCGCGAAGCAGATCAGCCACACCGTGCTTGATTACACGAAGATCGGACGGATGCCGGAAAAGGCGTAG
- a CDS encoding sulfatase family protein, whose product MNLNRLKYLGLLPLLASVGAQPLKCQSQSLDLPRIPNAGTPRNVVFILSDDHRHDFMGFMKRVPWLETPNMDRMAREGAHLRNAFVTTSLCSPSRASILTGMYSHQHTVVDNVAPVPENLVFFPQYLQKAGYRTAFFGKWHMGRATAEPRPGFDHWESFRGQGKYYGVTLNINGKPTKYDDKTYTTDLLTEHAINWMKEQQNSGRPFFVYLSHKAVHSNFSPAARHAGCYAGKEVPLPRSYETPKYGAPALPSTDAKTGVPAGGAAYYGETMHPDWLKAQRESHHGVDYAYHGRHPWKDEVVRYCETLRALDDSIGSVIAYLKEAGLYESTLVVYMGDNGFSWGEHGVIDKRHFYEESVRVPMLATCPELFRDGKVVEKMIQNTDIAPTILELAGLQKPGHMVGASFVPLLKGKQTPWRDRIFYEYYWEYNHPETPTMHGVRTDRYKLVRYYGIWDCNEFYDLQNDPDEMRNLIAAPEHQALIKQLTGELYDWLESTGGMSIPLKRTVRPHADHRNKGTY is encoded by the coding sequence ATGAACCTCAACCGTCTCAAATACCTTGGCCTTCTGCCCTTGCTGGCATCCGTTGGCGCGCAACCGCTCAAATGCCAGTCGCAATCGCTCGACCTGCCGCGCATCCCCAATGCGGGGACTCCGCGAAATGTTGTTTTTATATTAAGCGACGACCACCGGCACGACTTCATGGGTTTCATGAAACGCGTCCCCTGGCTTGAGACGCCCAACATGGATCGCATGGCGCGCGAGGGGGCGCATTTGCGAAACGCCTTTGTCACCACCTCGCTTTGCTCGCCGAGCCGGGCCTCAATCCTCACCGGCATGTATTCGCACCAGCACACCGTCGTGGACAACGTCGCGCCCGTGCCCGAAAACCTCGTGTTTTTTCCGCAATACCTGCAAAAAGCCGGATACCGGACGGCGTTTTTCGGTAAATGGCACATGGGAAGGGCCACCGCCGAGCCGCGTCCGGGGTTCGACCATTGGGAGAGTTTTCGCGGTCAGGGAAAGTATTATGGGGTTACGCTCAATATTAACGGCAAGCCGACGAAGTATGATGACAAAACATACACCACGGACCTGCTGACCGAGCACGCAATAAATTGGATGAAGGAACAGCAAAACAGCGGGCGTCCGTTTTTTGTTTATCTTTCCCACAAGGCCGTGCACAGCAATTTCTCCCCCGCCGCGCGTCACGCTGGTTGTTATGCCGGCAAGGAGGTGCCGCTTCCCCGTTCGTATGAAACTCCAAAATACGGCGCGCCCGCGCTCCCCAGCACGGATGCCAAAACCGGTGTTCCCGCCGGCGGCGCGGCTTATTACGGCGAAACCATGCATCCCGACTGGTTGAAGGCGCAGCGCGAAAGCCACCACGGCGTTGATTACGCGTATCACGGCAGGCATCCGTGGAAGGACGAGGTTGTTCGTTATTGCGAAACCCTGCGCGCCCTGGATGACAGCATCGGCAGTGTGATCGCATACCTGAAGGAAGCCGGCCTGTATGAATCGACGCTCGTGGTATACATGGGCGACAACGGATTTTCCTGGGGCGAGCACGGCGTTATAGACAAGCGCCACTTTTACGAGGAATCCGTGCGCGTTCCCATGCTCGCCACCTGCCCCGAGTTGTTTCGTGACGGAAAAGTTGTCGAAAAAATGATCCAAAACACCGACATTGCCCCGACCATCCTCGAGCTTGCCGGCCTGCAAAAACCGGGGCACATGGTGGGCGCTTCATTCGTGCCCCTGCTCAAAGGCAAACAAACGCCGTGGCGCGATCGCATCTTTTATGAATATTACTGGGAGTATAACCATCCCGAAACCCCTACCATGCACGGAGTGCGCACCGACAGATACAAACTCGTGCGCTATTACGGCATCTGGGACTGCAACGAGTTTTACGACCTGCAAAACGACCCCGACGAAATGCGCAACCTGATCGCCGCCCCCGAGCATCAGGCGCTCATCAAGCAGCTCACGGGGGAACTCTACGACTGGCTTGAATCGACCGGCGGCATGTCAATCCCGCTAAAGCGCACCGTGCGCCCCCATGCCGACCATCGAAACAAGGGCACGTATTAG
- a CDS encoding sodium ion-translocating decarboxylase subunit beta → MIGRIGLILLGGLLVYLGKKGTLEPLLMIPMGLGMVAVNAGVLFMPSQMAETVTRGSLESTVAEYISITTNVEATYTEDGKVIVTGPEAASAAHNLAFLSRPDKKNATNGVDVAYSINGKLFTTGKSAGTAIESSPIGANRQGLESSAPIGQQPRERVELVFTGANGAEAFKQLETMQAGRVQYFADMDKAQSGEMPGNLMIAPLVQQPKELMDMQQITALQPIYTFAFGNSLIACLVFMGIGVLLDVGFLLARPFLSMFIALTCEFGTIITFPIAKALGFSFGEAASIALVGCADGPMVLFASLNLAKHMFVPITVVAYLYLGLAYGGYPYLIRFLVPAKLRAIKLPQRPVVKITAGEKLAFAVAGCGVLCLLFPSAAPLFLSLFLGVAVREAGLKVFTVMIENVFLYGATMFLGLLLGVLCEASTILNPKVVMLLVLGILALLLSGVGGICGGYIAYLVSGRKINPVIGISGVSCVPTTAKVAQKEVSKVNPNSIILPEALGANISGVITSAIITGIYVTLIPILEKL, encoded by the coding sequence ATGATCGGCCGCATCGGGCTGATTTTACTCGGCGGTCTGCTCGTTTATTTGGGCAAAAAGGGCACGCTCGAGCCGTTGCTCATGATTCCGATGGGGCTCGGCATGGTCGCCGTCAATGCGGGCGTGCTTTTCATGCCCAGCCAGATGGCGGAGACCGTCACCCGCGGCTCGCTCGAATCAACCGTCGCCGAATATATTTCCATCACGACCAATGTCGAGGCGACCTACACGGAGGACGGAAAGGTGATCGTGACCGGTCCCGAGGCCGCCTCGGCCGCGCACAATCTCGCGTTTCTCTCGCGCCCGGACAAAAAGAACGCGACCAACGGAGTCGACGTCGCCTACTCGATCAACGGGAAACTTTTCACAACGGGCAAGAGTGCCGGCACGGCAATCGAAAGTTCCCCGATCGGCGCGAATCGCCAGGGGCTGGAATCCTCCGCGCCCATCGGCCAGCAACCGCGCGAGCGGGTTGAGCTTGTTTTTACCGGCGCGAACGGAGCCGAGGCGTTCAAGCAGCTCGAGACCATGCAGGCCGGCCGTGTGCAATATTTCGCCGACATGGACAAGGCGCAGTCCGGCGAAATGCCGGGCAACCTCATGATCGCGCCGCTCGTGCAGCAGCCGAAGGAATTGATGGACATGCAGCAGATCACGGCGCTGCAGCCGATCTACACGTTCGCGTTTGGCAACAGCCTGATCGCGTGCCTCGTGTTCATGGGCATCGGCGTGCTGCTCGACGTGGGCTTTCTTCTGGCGCGTCCGTTTTTGAGCATGTTCATCGCGCTGACGTGCGAATTTGGCACGATCATCACATTCCCGATCGCGAAGGCGCTCGGCTTTTCCTTCGGAGAGGCCGCCTCGATCGCGCTCGTCGGCTGCGCGGACGGCCCCATGGTGCTCTTCGCATCGCTCAATCTTGCCAAGCACATGTTTGTGCCGATCACGGTCGTCGCTTATTTGTATCTCGGCCTGGCCTACGGCGGATATCCCTACCTTATCCGTTTCCTCGTGCCGGCCAAGCTGCGCGCGATCAAGCTCCCGCAGCGTCCCGTCGTGAAAATTACCGCGGGTGAAAAACTCGCCTTCGCGGTGGCCGGTTGCGGCGTGCTCTGCCTGCTGTTCCCCTCGGCCGCTCCGCTTTTCCTCTCGCTCTTCCTCGGCGTCGCCGTTCGCGAGGCGGGTCTGAAAGTGTTCACGGTCATGATTGAAAACGTGTTCCTTTACGGCGCGACCATGTTCCTGGGCCTGTTGCTCGGCGTGCTTTGCGAAGCCTCGACGATTCTCAACCCGAAAGTCGTGATGCTCCTCGTGCTCGGCATCCTCGCGCTGTTGCTCTCCGGCGTCGGCGGCATCTGCGGCGGTTACATCGCCTATCTTGTGAGCGGTCGCAAAATCAACCCCGTGATCGGCATCTCGGGTGTCAGTTGCGTGCCCACGACCGCGAAGGTCGCGCAAAAGGAAGTCTCCAAGGTCAATCCGAACTCGATCATTCTGCCCGAGGCGCTCGGCGCGAACATCTCCGGCGTTATTACCTCGGCGATCATCACCGGCATCTACGTGACGCTGATTCCCATCCTCGAAAAACTCTGA
- a CDS encoding MFS transporter, whose protein sequence is MFKKFPGNFWLLNVIEMGERLAFYNLRVVAPIYIMQADNPGGLHLTAADKGAIYGIWALFQSLLPILTGGIADRFGYKKTLSFAITMMMVGYLMIGFMRDVGFVSNYTAFLVSIIVLASGTAFFKPGIQGALANTLTKETSSVGWSLFYWVVNIGAFVAHFIPTIILVAGNNSAEAWRNVFLASAAFTGLNLILLVKLKDVPSGASKTESVVSVLKRTIANIFEPRLICWMLLMSGFWAMMMQLWDLQPNVIADWVDGSAQAAWLQANLPDFIQSKLIEQTARGPQIPQQIILGLNSFSIICGVVLVGYLTRRMRTLSAMLMGMVVLTIGLLVAGSTMSLWTLLIGILFFSFGEMTVGPKQNEYLALIAPPGKKGLYLGYNNIPAGIGTWAGSIMAGYVYGHYGEKAMLALRYIAEKTPFGEGKNWDGDVTNLSETLGIARTDAMAKLQELTGLDASAATRMLWETYSPNIHVWVPFAILGVISAIGLFIFARMARRWADMDA, encoded by the coding sequence ATGTTCAAGAAATTTCCCGGCAACTTCTGGCTGCTCAACGTCATCGAAATGGGCGAACGCCTCGCGTTCTACAACCTGCGCGTCGTCGCCCCGATTTACATTATGCAGGCCGACAATCCCGGCGGCCTGCATCTCACCGCCGCCGACAAGGGCGCCATCTATGGCATCTGGGCGCTCTTTCAATCCCTGCTCCCCATCCTCACCGGCGGCATCGCGGATCGTTTTGGTTACAAAAAAACCCTGTCGTTCGCCATTACCATGATGATGGTCGGCTACCTCATGATCGGCTTCATGCGCGATGTCGGCTTTGTCAGCAACTACACCGCGTTTTTGGTCTCCATCATAGTGCTCGCCAGCGGCACCGCGTTTTTTAAACCCGGCATCCAGGGCGCGCTCGCCAACACCCTCACCAAGGAAACCTCCTCGGTCGGATGGAGCCTCTTCTACTGGGTCGTGAACATAGGCGCGTTTGTCGCCCACTTCATCCCCACCATCATCCTCGTGGCCGGCAACAACTCCGCCGAAGCCTGGCGCAATGTGTTTCTCGCGTCCGCCGCGTTCACCGGCCTCAACCTCATCCTCCTCGTCAAGCTCAAAGACGTCCCCTCCGGCGCGTCGAAGACCGAGTCCGTCGTCTCCGTCCTCAAGCGCACCATCGCCAACATTTTCGAGCCGCGCCTCATTTGCTGGATGCTCCTCATGTCCGGGTTCTGGGCGATGATGATGCAACTTTGGGATCTCCAGCCCAACGTCATCGCAGACTGGGTCGACGGCTCCGCCCAGGCGGCATGGCTGCAGGCCAACCTGCCCGATTTCATCCAAAGCAAACTCATCGAGCAAACGGCGCGCGGCCCGCAGATTCCCCAGCAAATCATCCTCGGGCTCAACTCGTTCTCGATCATCTGCGGTGTTGTTCTCGTCGGCTACCTCACCCGCCGCATGCGCACCCTCAGCGCCATGCTCATGGGCATGGTCGTGCTCACCATCGGCCTCCTGGTCGCCGGCTCGACCATGAGTCTCTGGACGCTCCTCATCGGCATCCTCTTCTTCTCCTTCGGCGAAATGACCGTCGGCCCCAAGCAAAACGAATACCTCGCCCTCATCGCCCCACCCGGCAAAAAAGGCCTCTACCTCGGTTACAACAACATCCCCGCCGGCATCGGCACCTGGGCCGGCTCGATCATGGCCGGTTATGTTTACGGTCACTATGGCGAAAAAGCCATGCTCGCCCTCCGCTACATCGCGGAAAAAACACCGTTCGGCGAAGGCAAAAACTGGGACGGCGATGTGACAAACCTCTCGGAGACCCTCGGCATCGCCCGCACGGACGCGATGGCCAAGTTGCAAGAACTCACCGGCCTCGACGCCTCCGCCGCCACGCGCATGTTGTGGGAGACCTATTCGCCAAACATCCACGTCTGGGTGCCCTTCGCAATCCTCGGCGTGATCTCCGCCATCGGCCTATTCATCTTCGCCCGCATGGCCCGCCGCTGGGCGGACATGGATGCGTGA
- a CDS encoding P-II family nitrogen regulator: protein MKYIIAIIKPFKLEDVKSALADIGVDGMTVIEAKGFGRQKGHTEIYRGSEYTVDFLPKVKIEVAVCDEMAAKVVKTIEASAKTGKIGDGKIFVLPVEQITRIRTGEQGDAAL from the coding sequence ATGAAATACATCATCGCAATCATCAAACCCTTCAAGTTGGAGGATGTTAAAAGCGCGCTCGCCGACATCGGCGTCGACGGCATGACGGTCATCGAGGCCAAGGGCTTCGGGCGCCAGAAAGGGCACACCGAAATCTATCGCGGCAGCGAATACACGGTCGATTTTCTGCCCAAGGTGAAAATCGAGGTCGCCGTCTGCGATGAGATGGCCGCCAAGGTTGTCAAAACCATCGAGGCCTCGGCCAAGACCGGCAAGATCGGCGATGGGAAAATCTTCGTGCTGCCTGTCGAGCAAATCACGCGCATCCGCACCGGGGAGCAAGGCGACGCGGCATTGTGA
- a CDS encoding sulfatase-like hydrolase/transferase codes for MNIGNLPNSPAAGVALSLSLACVAASQASAAPQQTRAAGSRPNVVVLLADDMRAGTIRALGHPEIITPNLDALAKSGVAFTRAYNMGGLTGAVCMPSRAMLMTGRNMFGLDGNGQTINKQHTMLGEVFARNGYSTHGIGKWHNGTESYNRSFASGAEILFGGMTYNQFEIPLAHYDKTGKYDKFEWARDRRQVCDHVYSNRHSAEIFADAAVDFIKSNEAASRPFFMYVAFTTPHDPRQVPQKYYAMYDGKNAAPLPKNFLPEHPFDNGHMTGRDERLLGWPRGKRAVRAEIRDYYATISHLDAQVGRIIEALKKSGQYENTIIVFSADNGLAVGQHGLLGKQSLYEHSIGIPMIWAGPGIAKNAKSEARCYLMDVYPTLCERLGFTIPSSVQTESFAKTLANPAQSHRGGMYFAFRQFQRAYSDGKYKLIEYNVKNTRNTQLFEITADPLEMENLAGKPEHAGLLKTMRDHLLAARPAGDEKMDFWKDFAF; via the coding sequence ATGAACATAGGAAACCTGCCCAACTCGCCCGCCGCCGGCGTGGCGCTATCCCTCTCGCTCGCGTGCGTGGCCGCGTCACAGGCGTCCGCCGCGCCCCAGCAAACCCGCGCCGCCGGCTCCCGTCCGAATGTGGTTGTGCTTCTCGCCGACGACATGCGCGCCGGAACCATTCGCGCGCTCGGGCATCCGGAAATCATAACACCCAACCTCGACGCGCTCGCCAAGTCGGGCGTGGCATTCACCCGCGCCTACAACATGGGCGGACTGACCGGCGCGGTGTGCATGCCCAGCCGCGCCATGCTCATGACCGGCAGAAACATGTTCGGACTCGACGGCAACGGACAGACGATCAACAAGCAGCACACGATGCTCGGCGAGGTGTTCGCCCGAAACGGCTATTCCACCCACGGCATCGGCAAATGGCACAACGGCACCGAGTCGTATAACCGCTCCTTTGCCAGCGGCGCGGAAATCTTGTTCGGCGGCATGACCTACAACCAGTTCGAAATCCCCCTTGCGCACTACGACAAGACGGGCAAATACGACAAATTCGAATGGGCGCGGGATCGCAGGCAAGTTTGCGACCACGTATACAGCAACCGCCACTCGGCCGAGATATTCGCCGACGCCGCGGTTGACTTTATAAAAAGCAACGAGGCCGCCAGCCGGCCGTTCTTCATGTATGTCGCGTTCACCACGCCGCACGACCCGAGGCAGGTGCCGCAAAAATATTATGCGATGTATGACGGCAAGAATGCGGCGCCGCTTCCGAAAAACTTCCTGCCCGAGCACCCCTTCGACAACGGGCACATGACGGGCCGCGACGAGCGCCTGCTCGGATGGCCGCGCGGCAAGCGCGCCGTGCGCGCCGAAATCCGCGATTATTACGCCACGATCAGCCACCTCGACGCGCAAGTGGGCCGCATTATTGAGGCCCTGAAAAAAAGCGGCCAGTATGAGAACACGATTATAGTATTTTCCGCCGACAACGGCCTGGCTGTCGGCCAGCACGGGTTGCTGGGCAAGCAAAGCCTGTATGAGCACAGCATCGGAATTCCCATGATCTGGGCCGGCCCCGGCATCGCCAAAAACGCAAAAAGCGAGGCGCGTTGCTACCTCATGGACGTGTATCCGACTCTCTGCGAAAGACTCGGCTTCACGATTCCCTCCTCCGTGCAGACGGAAAGTTTTGCCAAGACCCTTGCCAATCCGGCGCAGTCGCACCGCGGCGGCATGTATTTTGCGTTTCGCCAATTCCAGCGCGCGTATTCCGATGGGAAATACAAGCTGATCGAATACAACGTCAAAAACACACGAAACACGCAGCTCTTCGAAATCACCGCGGATCCGCTTGAAATGGAAAACCTCGCCGGCAAACCCGAACACGCCGGCCTGCTGAAAACCATGCGCGACCACCTGTTGGCCGCCCGCCCGGCGGGCGACGAAAAAATGGATTTCTGGAAAGATTTCGCCTTTTGA
- a CDS encoding GNAT family N-acetyltransferase — MNDTNAHEPVRHNAAKSRYELTPPNAGEPSVLEYVLEPQTNRMIFTHTFVPPEMRGKGVAEKLVHAALADARAQGRRVDPQCSYVAKFIELHHAEFGNLLA; from the coding sequence ATGAATGACACCAATGCTCATGAGCCGGTAAGGCACAACGCGGCCAAGTCCCGCTACGAACTGACGCCGCCAAACGCGGGCGAGCCATCCGTGCTCGAGTATGTGCTGGAGCCGCAAACCAACCGGATGATTTTCACGCACACGTTCGTGCCGCCCGAAATGCGAGGCAAGGGCGTGGCGGAAAAATTGGTGCACGCCGCCCTGGCCGACGCTCGTGCGCAAGGCCGCCGTGTCGATCCCCAGTGCTCGTATGTGGCAAAATTCATCGAACTGCACCACGCGGAGTTCGGCAATTTGCTGGCGTAG
- a CDS encoding MFS transporter, translating to MSSTNAEQSAPSAPAHDLPQKRTRFPGTFWLLNSIEMGERLAYYNLRVVAPIYIMQADNPGGLHLTAADKGTIYAWWAIFQSLLPIVTGGLADRFGYKKTLFGAITTMMIGYLLIAFMRDINFVSNYTAFFWSIMVLATGTAFFKPGIQGALANTLTKENSSIGWSLFYWVVNVGALIGHFIPTVLLVMGGNSAEAWRNVFLASAVFTGFNLVLLTRLKDVPTGASQTEPILSVLWRTLKNVFEPRLLCWLAIMSGFWLMMYQLWDLQPNVIADWVDSSAQARWIQENAPAFIHGNLIEETARGPQIPQQILLGLNSLSIICGVVLVGYLTRRMRTLSAMLIGMAMVVVGILVAGWTMSLWMLLFGIVFFSLGEMTVGPKKSEYLALIAPPGKKGLYLGYVNIPTGIGIFVGSKLAGYVYGHYGEKAMLALRYIAEKTPFGSGKNWNGDVMALEETLGIARPEAMAKLQELTGLDAATATRLLWDTYSPNVNVWIPFAAVGVVSVIALAIFARMARRWSDMNA from the coding sequence ATGTCCTCCACAAATGCGGAGCAGTCCGCTCCGTCCGCCCCCGCCCACGACCTTCCCCAAAAACGCACGCGATTCCCAGGCACGTTCTGGCTCCTCAACTCGATTGAGATGGGCGAGCGCCTCGCCTACTACAACCTGCGCGTCGTGGCGCCAATCTACATCATGCAAGCCGACAATCCCGGCGGCCTGCACCTGACCGCCGCCGACAAGGGCACCATTTACGCATGGTGGGCGATATTCCAATCGCTGCTGCCCATCGTCACCGGCGGACTTGCCGACCGTTTTGGCTACAAAAAAACACTCTTCGGCGCGATTACCACAATGATGATCGGCTATCTGCTGATCGCCTTCATGCGCGACATCAATTTTGTCAGCAATTACACCGCTTTCTTCTGGTCTATCATGGTGCTGGCCACCGGCACGGCGTTCTTCAAGCCCGGCATCCAGGGCGCGCTCGCAAACACCCTCACCAAGGAAAATTCATCGATCGGCTGGAGCCTTTTTTATTGGGTCGTCAATGTCGGCGCGCTCATCGGGCACTTTATTCCGACGGTCCTCCTCGTCATGGGAGGAAACTCCGCCGAGGCGTGGCGCAACGTCTTCCTCGCGTCCGCGGTTTTCACCGGCTTCAACCTCGTTTTGCTCACCCGCCTCAAGGACGTGCCCACCGGCGCATCGCAAACCGAGCCGATTCTCAGCGTGCTCTGGCGCACGCTCAAAAACGTCTTCGAGCCGCGCCTCCTGTGCTGGCTCGCGATCATGTCCGGTTTCTGGCTGATGATGTATCAGCTCTGGGATCTGCAGCCCAATGTCATCGCCGATTGGGTGGACAGCTCGGCGCAGGCCCGTTGGATACAGGAAAACGCGCCCGCGTTCATTCACGGCAACCTCATTGAGGAAACCGCGCGCGGCCCGCAAATCCCCCAGCAAATCCTTCTCGGGCTCAACTCCCTTTCGATCATCTGCGGCGTTGTTCTTGTCGGCTACCTCACCCGCCGCATGCGCACGCTCTCCGCCATGCTCATCGGCATGGCGATGGTGGTCGTGGGCATCCTGGTCGCCGGATGGACAATGAGCCTCTGGATGCTGCTCTTCGGCATTGTGTTTTTCTCGCTCGGCGAAATGACCGTCGGCCCCAAGAAAAGCGAATACCTCGCGCTCATCGCGCCGCCCGGGAAAAAAGGGCTCTATCTCGGCTATGTTAACATCCCCACCGGCATCGGCATTTTTGTCGGTTCAAAGCTGGCCGGTTACGTTTACGGACACTACGGCGAAAAAGCCATGCTCGCGCTCCGCTACATCGCCGAAAAAACGCCATTCGGCTCCGGCAAAAACTGGAACGGCGACGTGATGGCGCTGGAGGAAACACTCGGCATTGCCCGCCCCGAGGCGATGGCAAAATTGCAGGAGCTCACCGGCCTTGACGCCGCCACCGCCACGCGCCTGCTCTGGGACACCTACTCGCCAAACGTCAACGTCTGGATTCCCTTCGCCGCGGTTGGCGTGGTTTCCGTGATCGCCCTTGCCATCTTTGCCCGCATGGCCCGCCGCTGGTCGGACATGAACGCATAA
- a CDS encoding P-II family nitrogen regulator, which yields MKLIIAIIKPFKLEEVKDALAEIGVEGMTVTEVKGFGRQKGHTEIYRGSEYTVDFLPKVKVEIVVTDEIKDKVVATIQKAAKTGKIGDGKVFVLPVDEVVRIRTDERGDAAV from the coding sequence ATGAAACTCATTATTGCGATTATTAAACCGTTCAAGCTGGAGGAAGTTAAGGATGCGCTCGCCGAAATCGGCGTCGAGGGCATGACCGTCACCGAGGTCAAGGGTTTCGGGCGCCAAAAGGGCCATACCGAAATCTACCGCGGAAGTGAATACACGGTCGATTTTCTGCCCAAGGTGAAAGTCGAGATCGTGGTCACTGATGAGATCAAGGACAAGGTTGTCGCCACCATCCAAAAGGCGGCCAAGACCGGCAAAATCGGCGACGGCAAGGTGTTTGTCCTTCCCGTCGATGAGGTCGTGCGCATCCGCACCGACGAGCGCGGCGACGCGGCGGTCTGA